A genomic window from Nitrospinota bacterium includes:
- a CDS encoding NifU family protein, producing the protein MKLSEILAAREKAKEKTVAQNLGTPLPTRPASTKSALKVVRTRETPNADALQYVINAQILDHGNKSYAKKSDCDGDKLGQSLFEMRGVKNIYIMDNFITVTKDPEIGWNPLKDQIWKTIDKQVTIYQTADKAALAKIDVTNFPALPKEDKLKAIEMVLDRSIRANLARDGGGVEVKGLEDNVVSIEYHGACGSCATSSTGTLQYIQTQFKQQLHSDLTVKPVK; encoded by the coding sequence ATGAAACTCAGTGAAATTTTAGCGGCGCGGGAAAAGGCCAAGGAAAAAACAGTTGCCCAGAATTTAGGCACTCCACTTCCAACGCGGCCCGCTTCCACAAAATCAGCGCTCAAGGTGGTTCGTACCAGGGAAACCCCCAACGCCGATGCGCTTCAATATGTCATCAACGCGCAGATCCTCGATCACGGCAACAAATCCTATGCGAAAAAATCCGATTGTGATGGCGACAAGCTCGGGCAATCTTTGTTTGAAATGCGCGGTGTTAAAAATATTTATATCATGGATAATTTTATCACCGTGACCAAGGACCCTGAGATCGGCTGGAACCCGCTGAAAGATCAGATTTGGAAAACCATCGACAAGCAGGTGACCATTTACCAGACCGCAGACAAAGCCGCACTGGCCAAGATCGACGTCACAAACTTCCCGGCGTTACCCAAAGAAGATAAATTGAAAGCCATCGAAATGGTGCTGGACCGATCCATTCGTGCGAACCTGGCGCGGGACGGTGGGGGCGTGGAAGTCAAAGGCCTCGAAGACAATGTGGTCAGTATTGAGTACCACGGCGCCTGCGGAAGTTGCGCCACCTCCAGCACAGGAACCCTGCAATACATCCAGACTCAATTCAAACAGCAACTCCATTCCGATTTGACCGTCAAGCCGGTTAAATAA
- a CDS encoding ABC transporter permease, with the protein MRIFRNLKQALRGLALNKGNTFLMTLGVIVGIGSLTVIVAIGEGVKAKVLDRIANLGFGPDSFSVLAGPGQLFFARSKTTSLTLQDADDIRALPTVRLVIPRQQRSMRMIYKKEFTTTRVYGVTPEWQAARSWELSNGEFFTDQDMQRKRRVIVLGATPAKKLFGDKDPIGKMVRVGDASYQVLGLLVEKGLTESGYDPDDRTLIPLTTSMSRLTHQTHIHSAKVMALDPSMVEKTMEDVRQLLRESHNLSSLAEDDFRFITPEGIMQWVTEASQALNRMLVLISMVSLLVGGIVIMNILLVSIRERVREIGIRRCFGARRSDITQQFLFESIFVAILGGIMGTVIGLALCMVLQRFDIIPTKITWEPFVLAFVFSTLVGLVFGIQPARKAARLSPGEMLR; encoded by the coding sequence ATGAGAATTTTCCGAAACCTCAAACAGGCCCTGCGCGGCCTGGCCTTGAATAAGGGCAATACGTTCTTAATGACCCTTGGGGTGATTGTAGGCATTGGTTCCCTGACAGTCATCGTGGCCATTGGTGAAGGAGTCAAGGCGAAAGTCCTCGACCGCATCGCTAACCTGGGGTTCGGCCCGGACTCTTTTTCCGTGCTTGCCGGTCCCGGCCAGTTGTTTTTTGCCCGCTCCAAAACCACCAGCCTGACCTTGCAGGATGCCGATGATATCAGGGCTTTGCCCACCGTGCGTCTGGTGATCCCCCGCCAACAGAGAAGCATGCGGATGATTTATAAAAAGGAATTCACCACCACCCGTGTCTACGGCGTGACTCCTGAATGGCAGGCCGCCAGGTCCTGGGAACTTTCTAATGGAGAATTTTTTACCGATCAGGACATGCAACGGAAACGCCGGGTGATCGTCCTTGGGGCTACCCCGGCAAAAAAATTGTTTGGCGACAAGGACCCCATCGGAAAAATGGTTCGCGTGGGAGATGCTTCCTACCAGGTTCTGGGTCTGCTGGTGGAAAAAGGTCTCACCGAAAGCGGTTACGATCCCGACGACCGGACCCTGATCCCGTTGACTACATCCATGTCCCGGCTGACCCATCAGACGCACATACACAGTGCCAAGGTAATGGCTCTTGACCCCTCGATGGTGGAAAAGACAATGGAAGACGTTCGCCAGCTTCTTCGGGAAAGCCACAATCTTTCTTCGTTGGCTGAAGACGATTTTCGCTTTATCACTCCTGAGGGCATCATGCAATGGGTCACGGAGGCCTCCCAGGCGCTCAACCGCATGCTGGTCCTCATATCAATGGTGTCCCTGTTGGTTGGGGGCATCGTCATCATGAATATCCTGCTGGTTTCCATTCGCGAACGGGTCCGTGAAATCGGCATCCGCCGTTGTTTTGGAGCCCGGCGCTCGGACATCACCCAGCAGTTTTTGTTTGAATCCATATTTGTCGCCATTTTAGGCGGTATCATGGGTACAGTCATTGGACTGGCATTGTGTATGGTTTTGCAACGCTTCGATATTATTCCTACGAAGATAACCTGGGAGCCATTTGTTTTGGCTTTTGTGTTCTCTACGCTCGTTGGCCTGGTGTTCGGAATTCAGCCCGCGAGAAAAGCGGCCCGGTTGAGTCCGGGAGAAATGTTGCGATGA
- a CDS encoding efflux RND transporter periplasmic adaptor subunit, whose amino-acid sequence MGIYGKIRGVLLLFVVSALLIWFVSGENFARFSSLMKGKNDQRLKAEDFKFTEVVRKDIHQKVLATGTVSLKTGAEVKIGARISGQLDKLMVKIGDMVKAGDLIAVIEHEDLLARVARFNADLKSEQAKLEKTRIEGPLEIQKDKASLEEITVQLRLAEKTLKRNLDLREKGFVSTSAVDEAEEKVEVLGAKIRLAQDELSLQEAKLKNDILLAEAGVEKAQANLMEEEIQLSYAEITAPIDGVVAFISTQEGETVIASLNAPTFVTLIDLIKLEVTVFVDETDIGRIKTGQKAIFTVDAYSDKFFGGKVREIHPKAVIKDNVVNYEVILEIDPENVSLLRPEMTANVVVTTGTRPQALSIPVEAVRKKDKKSFAMVNLNGELIEEPIETGWRDEGFIEIISGLNENDKVGIPIKPKKDESDGKRPRRG is encoded by the coding sequence ATGGGAATTTATGGGAAAATTCGCGGCGTTTTACTGCTGTTCGTTGTTTCGGCACTCCTGATATGGTTTGTCAGTGGAGAGAACTTTGCCCGGTTCTCCAGCTTGATGAAAGGCAAAAACGATCAGCGGTTAAAAGCCGAAGATTTCAAATTTACGGAAGTGGTCCGCAAGGATATTCATCAGAAGGTTTTGGCTACCGGAACGGTGAGCCTCAAAACCGGGGCGGAAGTAAAAATCGGAGCGAGGATATCCGGCCAGTTGGACAAGTTAATGGTCAAGATCGGAGACATGGTCAAGGCAGGCGACCTGATCGCGGTGATAGAACATGAAGATCTTCTCGCCCGTGTGGCGAGGTTTAATGCGGATTTAAAATCGGAACAAGCCAAACTGGAAAAGACACGCATTGAAGGACCGCTGGAGATCCAAAAGGACAAGGCCTCGTTGGAAGAAATCACCGTCCAGTTGCGCCTCGCGGAAAAAACCCTGAAACGGAATCTTGACCTCCGTGAAAAAGGGTTTGTCTCCACCTCGGCGGTGGATGAGGCGGAAGAAAAAGTGGAGGTGCTGGGGGCCAAGATCAGGCTGGCGCAGGACGAGTTGAGCCTTCAGGAGGCGAAGCTTAAAAATGACATTCTCTTGGCCGAGGCGGGGGTCGAAAAAGCCCAGGCCAACCTGATGGAAGAGGAAATCCAACTGTCCTACGCTGAAATCACCGCACCCATCGATGGAGTTGTGGCGTTTATTTCCACTCAGGAAGGGGAAACCGTCATCGCCAGCCTGAACGCTCCGACCTTTGTGACCCTCATTGATCTGATAAAACTGGAAGTGACGGTTTTTGTGGATGAGACGGATATTGGTCGCATCAAAACCGGACAGAAGGCCATTTTTACGGTGGACGCTTATTCCGATAAATTTTTTGGCGGCAAGGTCCGGGAAATTCACCCGAAAGCCGTCATCAAGGACAACGTGGTTAATTATGAAGTGATCCTTGAAATCGATCCCGAGAATGTTTCTCTTCTGCGCCCGGAGATGACCGCCAATGTGGTGGTCACGACTGGAACCCGGCCGCAGGCGCTTTCCATCCCTGTAGAAGCGGTGAGAAAGAAGGATAAAAAATCATTTGCCATGGTGAATTTAAACGGTGAGTTGATTGAAGAACCGATTGAAACCGGATGGCGGGATGAAGGCTTCATTGAAATCATTTCCGGTCTCAATGAAAATGACAAGGTGGGCATTCCCATCAAGCCCAAGAAAGACGAGAGCGATGGAAAGAGGCCGAGAAGAGGATGA
- a CDS encoding carbon starvation protein A — protein sequence MLTIVILIGSILFFYFVGYKFYAGRLDREVIQPDDTQTTPAVSQKDGVDFVPSKPLVLFGHNFASIAGAGPVIGPIIAMHYFGWGLTLVWILIGNVFIGAVHDYITLMISVRNRGSSIAEIAESSMGIRAKSVFAIFLVLAMLLVVAVFGVVAAKTLIAQPEMVFPTFAIIPVSMILGWVIYQKNGNLAVASAIAVAVLILNIYIGFKFPIPLPDEGVLGLSPLMFWFVALMLYAGVASVLPVQILLQPRDYLSTYILFGSMTLAILGLLWVHPEINTPVFRGAVSDVQGPVWPMLFVLVACGAVSGFHSLVAGGTTSKQLATELHGKPISYGGMLTEGVVAVVTVLLVGGGLYWVAPAGGGIDMATLGFRETLNSGGWILAFGNGFGNVVHQMLPILSFTFASMIAVLALNTFVLTTLDTAVRVTRFIVQESLGPKVPVFQNKYVTTVAVIFLAYLIGATESWQQIWPIFGATNQLIAAVALMVCSTYLMAAKKPTKYTLYPAVFMIITTIGALAWQGYKFLSAPEPNYFLGIAAMVLIALAIFVGSEGMRGLKGGSVQELKPAPFEA from the coding sequence ATGTTGACTATCGTCATACTCATCGGTTCCATCCTGTTTTTTTATTTCGTCGGCTATAAGTTTTACGCGGGCCGACTCGACCGGGAAGTGATCCAACCGGACGATACCCAAACGACTCCCGCTGTTTCCCAAAAAGATGGCGTCGATTTTGTCCCCAGCAAGCCGTTGGTGCTGTTCGGGCATAACTTTGCGTCCATCGCTGGAGCCGGTCCCGTCATCGGCCCCATCATCGCCATGCACTATTTCGGCTGGGGGCTGACACTGGTCTGGATTCTGATTGGCAATGTTTTTATCGGCGCGGTGCACGACTACATCACTTTGATGATCTCCGTCCGCAACCGGGGAAGTTCCATCGCCGAGATCGCTGAAAGTTCGATGGGAATTCGCGCCAAGTCCGTGTTCGCCATTTTCCTGGTACTTGCCATGTTGCTGGTGGTGGCGGTGTTTGGCGTGGTCGCCGCGAAAACTCTCATCGCTCAGCCGGAGATGGTGTTTCCCACATTTGCCATTATTCCTGTGTCCATGATTCTGGGGTGGGTGATTTACCAAAAAAACGGCAACCTGGCAGTCGCCTCGGCGATTGCAGTGGCGGTGTTGATTTTGAACATTTATATCGGATTCAAATTTCCCATCCCTTTGCCTGATGAAGGCGTGTTGGGGCTTTCACCTTTGATGTTCTGGTTCGTGGCCTTGATGCTCTATGCCGGGGTGGCGTCTGTGCTTCCGGTGCAGATCCTGCTCCAGCCCAGGGATTACTTATCCACGTATATTTTATTTGGCTCGATGACCCTCGCGATTCTGGGTTTGCTGTGGGTGCATCCAGAGATCAACACTCCGGTTTTCAGAGGCGCTGTTTCCGATGTTCAAGGGCCGGTGTGGCCGATGCTGTTTGTTCTGGTGGCCTGCGGCGCGGTTTCCGGGTTCCATTCGCTGGTGGCAGGGGGAACGACGTCCAAACAGTTGGCGACGGAATTGCACGGCAAGCCGATCAGTTACGGCGGCATGCTGACGGAGGGCGTGGTCGCGGTGGTCACGGTTCTATTGGTCGGCGGCGGGTTGTACTGGGTGGCTCCAGCCGGGGGCGGGATCGATATGGCGACGCTCGGGTTTCGTGAAACCCTCAATTCGGGCGGATGGATTCTGGCGTTTGGCAATGGCTTCGGCAACGTGGTGCATCAGATGCTGCCGATACTGAGTTTCACCTTTGCCTCGATGATCGCGGTTCTGGCCCTCAACACCTTTGTGTTGACGACGCTGGATACGGCGGTTCGCGTCACCCGCTTCATCGTGCAGGAGTCTCTGGGGCCAAAGGTTCCGGTGTTTCAGAATAAATATGTGACGACGGTTGCGGTTATTTTTCTGGCTTATCTGATCGGCGCGACCGAAAGCTGGCAACAGATCTGGCCTATTTTTGGGGCGACCAACCAGCTCATCGCCGCAGTGGCCTTGATGGTCTGCTCTACCTATCTGATGGCGGCCAAGAAACCGACGAAATACACTCTTTACCCGGCAGTATTCATGATCATCACTACCATCGGGGCGCTGGCCTGGCAGGGCTATAAATTTCTGAGCGCGCCTGAGCCCAACTATTTCCTTGGAATTGCGGCAATGGTGCTTATTGCTCTGGCGATATTTGTGGGCAGTGAAGGCATGCGGGGGCTTAAGGGCGGTTCGGTGCAAGAACTCAAACCCGCCCCCTTCGAAGCCTGA
- a CDS encoding AsmA-like C-terminal region-containing protein — protein sequence MKSFLKIFLGAIAVLLLLLGLCLVLITFIDLDRFREPITARLSKATGMTVELKSLNLEFTHGLGFRCNGLRFLSKDGGKDIFYAEKIYLLAELKPLLQKQVKIKKATIVNPVITIDLTSSSQQKFPLPAPRESTKDDEKDQGLGQKPDHGSGQIPRQSQVPQPIFKPKTKAENFEKILKEMNLTIQNIEISNGQILLLQKSTESSPARTVPISVSFLMNLNRPAPGQMEARIDSLQLAIAPLKFQGNGRLTTDSQNPLLVVADLTSLPLSVTELKTIEKYLPGFQFPDQLKEGKLEKISLHFDLPINDVENFDSLQKNARMDFKVQISEAVYQAREGKLTLARLEGEGSWKDDFLKQKFHGEIFGGEFQEDGNFRFSRSTRDRLSLAMESDITFKEMDFSLMHLADKNNGLPSQGKGFGSFKLKGPVAFSKNTADYSGLQWSGSAEAENMAWAHPDFPQQIARATLHMKDGTPALTMAEVKAARLTIRNIPLKKAWGLFRITPENLRLVDGKIWPKNGEIRLTGNFNSVQETYALNIKGDQLQAEDLSQQSASGSVRFSGKFNGRLRPENSQEKKMKKFSPFTRGLSGNLNLDIADGRFQKIEGLKALLVLLNPSTALDARKHGLEYKFIGGDFQISNGLLLTKYFKMDGPQLKMFIVGKADLPTGKLRAEIKAMPLQMIDGLVKAVPLLGQILTGGKKGGVLETYFKVTGTLDKPEFELLAQKSMIKKPADILKNLFQIPLPQKNSTN from the coding sequence GTGAAATCCTTTCTGAAAATTTTTCTAGGAGCGATTGCAGTCCTCCTCCTGCTATTGGGTCTCTGCTTGGTGTTGATCACCTTCATCGATCTGGATCGATTCCGCGAACCCATCACCGCCCGACTGTCGAAAGCCACAGGGATGACGGTGGAATTGAAATCCCTGAATCTGGAATTCACCCACGGCCTGGGTTTCCGATGCAATGGCCTGCGTTTTCTTTCCAAAGACGGAGGCAAAGATATTTTTTACGCAGAAAAAATTTATCTGCTGGCGGAGTTGAAACCGCTATTGCAAAAACAGGTCAAAATTAAAAAAGCCACCATCGTCAATCCCGTCATAACGATCGACCTGACATCCTCCAGCCAGCAAAAATTTCCACTTCCAGCACCAAGGGAATCCACAAAAGACGATGAGAAAGATCAAGGTCTGGGTCAAAAGCCGGATCACGGTTCGGGTCAGATTCCTCGTCAGAGTCAAGTTCCGCAACCTATTTTTAAACCGAAGACTAAAGCTGAAAACTTCGAAAAGATTCTTAAGGAAATGAACCTTACTATTCAAAATATTGAAATAAGCAACGGGCAAATTTTATTGCTGCAAAAATCCACTGAATCTTCCCCTGCCCGCACAGTTCCGATAAGCGTTTCTTTTCTCATGAACCTCAACCGCCCGGCTCCCGGTCAAATGGAAGCCCGCATCGACTCTTTGCAACTGGCAATCGCCCCGCTGAAATTCCAGGGCAATGGCCGGTTAACAACTGACTCCCAAAATCCCCTGCTTGTGGTCGCCGATTTAACTTCCTTGCCTTTGAGTGTTACCGAGTTGAAAACAATTGAAAAATACCTTCCCGGTTTCCAGTTTCCGGATCAATTGAAAGAAGGCAAACTCGAAAAAATTTCACTGCACTTTGACCTCCCCATTAATGACGTTGAAAACTTCGACTCCCTGCAGAAAAATGCGCGGATGGATTTCAAAGTCCAAATCAGCGAAGCCGTTTATCAGGCCAGGGAAGGGAAATTGACGCTCGCCCGACTGGAAGGAGAAGGGAGTTGGAAAGATGATTTTCTAAAGCAAAAGTTTCACGGAGAAATTTTTGGCGGCGAGTTTCAGGAAGATGGCAATTTCCGGTTTTCCCGGTCCACCAGGGACAGGCTTTCACTGGCGATGGAATCGGATATTACCTTTAAAGAAATGGATTTTTCTTTAATGCATTTGGCTGACAAAAATAATGGACTGCCGTCCCAGGGCAAGGGTTTCGGCTCTTTTAAACTCAAGGGTCCGGTTGCTTTTTCTAAAAATACCGCCGACTACTCCGGCCTCCAATGGAGCGGGTCCGCCGAGGCGGAAAATATGGCCTGGGCCCACCCGGATTTTCCGCAACAGATAGCCCGCGCCACCCTGCATATGAAGGACGGCACGCCTGCCTTGACAATGGCTGAAGTAAAAGCGGCACGGCTGACGATCCGGAACATCCCTTTAAAAAAAGCCTGGGGATTGTTCCGCATCACCCCTGAAAATCTCCGGTTGGTCGATGGAAAAATCTGGCCGAAAAATGGTGAGATTCGACTCACTGGCAACTTTAACTCGGTCCAGGAAACTTACGCCCTCAATATCAAGGGAGATCAACTGCAAGCCGAGGATCTATCCCAGCAGTCTGCTTCCGGGTCGGTGCGTTTTTCAGGAAAATTCAATGGACGGTTGCGACCTGAAAACAGTCAGGAAAAGAAAATGAAAAAATTCTCTCCTTTCACGCGTGGACTTTCAGGAAATTTGAATCTGGATATTGCCGACGGCAGGTTTCAAAAAATCGAGGGCCTGAAAGCCCTGCTGGTTTTGCTGAACCCGTCCACCGCTTTGGATGCCAGAAAACATGGGCTGGAGTACAAATTCATCGGTGGAGATTTTCAAATCAGCAACGGACTGCTGCTTACAAAATACTTCAAAATGGATGGGCCGCAATTGAAAATGTTCATTGTTGGAAAAGCGGACCTGCCGACTGGCAAGTTAAGGGCGGAAATCAAAGCCATGCCTCTGCAAATGATCGATGGTCTGGTGAAAGCGGTGCCTTTGCTGGGACAAATCCTAACGGGGGGCAAAAAAGGTGGCGTTCTGGAAACCTATTTCAAAGTGACCGGAACACTGGACAAGCCGGAATTCGAGTTACTGGCACAGAAATCGATGATCAAAAAACCCGCCGATATTCTCAAAAACCTCTTTCAAATCCCTCTACCTCAGAAAAATTCTACCAACTAG
- a CDS encoding ABC transporter ATP-binding protein, which translates to MSLIEMHSIGKTYKSGGLDVEVLKDVSLRIEEGEYISIIGPSGAGKSTLMTIMGCLGLPSRGLYILDGEEVEKVSDRELSRIRNEKIGFVFQAFHLLPGVKAIDNVMMPLLYSRKVPKDAKQRAQEVLEKVGLGHRLDHTPGQLSGGEQQRVTIARSLINRPKILLADEPTGNLDSKNGVEIMKTFDRLNREEGTTLILITHDQEVARHAHRIITIKDGQIESDQWNENFPKPQTGPARPGLE; encoded by the coding sequence ATGAGCCTGATCGAAATGCACTCCATTGGCAAGACCTACAAAAGCGGAGGTCTGGACGTCGAGGTTTTGAAAGACGTTTCCCTGCGCATCGAGGAAGGCGAGTATATCAGCATCATCGGTCCTTCGGGAGCCGGTAAAAGCACGTTGATGACCATCATGGGCTGTCTGGGGTTGCCGAGCCGGGGGCTCTATATATTGGATGGCGAGGAAGTGGAAAAAGTCAGCGACCGGGAACTATCGCGGATTCGCAACGAGAAAATCGGGTTTGTGTTTCAGGCCTTCCATCTCTTGCCGGGGGTCAAGGCGATAGATAACGTCATGATGCCCCTGCTTTATTCACGCAAAGTGCCAAAGGACGCGAAACAGCGGGCGCAGGAAGTTCTTGAAAAAGTGGGGTTGGGTCACAGGCTGGACCACACTCCAGGGCAACTTTCCGGAGGCGAGCAACAACGAGTGACCATCGCCCGGTCTTTGATCAACCGCCCAAAAATATTGCTCGCGGATGAGCCCACGGGAAATCTGGACTCTAAAAACGGCGTGGAAATCATGAAAACTTTTGACCGCTTGAACCGGGAAGAAGGCACCACCCTCATATTGATCACCCACGATCAGGAAGTCGCCCGCCATGCGCATCGAATTATTACCATAAAAGACGGCCAAATCGAATCGGACCAATGGAATGAGAATTTTCCGAAACCTCAAACAGGCCCTGCGCGGCCTGGCCTTGAATAA